The Solibacillus sp. FSL W7-1464 genome contains a region encoding:
- a CDS encoding YceD family protein: MKWSIHQLSKFRKDGMPIDTVVQLDEVKNRNTDIRNVSPVHVKGLCTFGASQMTCQLTISTTLTLPCARTWEDVEYPVNIETVEVFSWTDERNRGNVEGDIHYVDGDVVDMKPVLEELILLEVPMQVFKENTEGQVHGGKGWDYSTDEDVEKAKEVDEPKLDPRLAALAKYFDQTDE; this comes from the coding sequence ATGAAATGGTCAATTCATCAATTATCAAAGTTTCGAAAAGACGGAATGCCGATTGATACAGTAGTTCAGTTGGATGAAGTAAAAAATCGTAACACCGATATACGTAACGTTTCACCCGTTCATGTAAAAGGGCTTTGTACTTTTGGTGCATCGCAAATGACTTGTCAATTAACGATTAGCACTACATTGACGCTTCCATGTGCACGCACGTGGGAAGATGTTGAATATCCTGTGAACATTGAAACGGTAGAAGTTTTCAGCTGGACCGATGAGAGAAATCGCGGGAATGTTGAGGGCGATATCCATTATGTTGATGGTGACGTTGTTGATATGAAACCAGTCCTGGAAGAATTAATTCTTCTGGAAGTACCGATGCAAGTATTCAAAGAGAATACCGAAGGACAAGTGCATGGCGGTAAAGGCTGGGACTATTCAACGGATGAAGATGTAGAAAAAGCTAAGGAAGTTGACGAACCAAAATTGGATCCAAGACTGGCTGCTTTAGCTAAGTATTTTGATCAAACAGATGAATAA
- a CDS encoding nucleotidyltransferase, whose translation MQAVGIIVEYNPFHNGHLHHVNEAKRTTNSDVAVAVMSGQFLQRGEPALVDKWHRTKMALASGVDVVIELPYIFSTAQATGFASGAVQLLEAMQCTTLAFGSEQGSITPFLNTFQLIDSNRTLYNSIIKETIQQGKSYPQALFTAYEQLKQLSPNAYIDLGQPNNILGFHYVEATEQFQTVMKPATIQRIAAGYHDAIDTSSEIASATGIRQALFNGQSLEQVTQYLPEASIEQLVQWHAEHGRFASWESFWPLLQYAILRHTPQQLKQYADVSEGLENSLIKYARMSSDFAEFMNALKSKRYTWTRLQRMLTHIYTGVTKEQLHAYTSPTYIRILGMTSAGQQYISSIKKSLSLPLISRVAAVSDPILSIDLHATQMYQLGIQQFSNKKIDEDYKTPPIRY comes from the coding sequence ATGCAAGCCGTCGGTATAATTGTTGAATATAATCCGTTCCATAATGGCCATCTGCATCACGTAAACGAAGCAAAACGCACAACGAACAGTGATGTTGCGGTTGCTGTTATGAGCGGTCAATTTTTACAGCGGGGAGAACCGGCTCTCGTCGACAAATGGCATCGGACAAAAATGGCACTCGCAAGCGGAGTTGACGTCGTAATCGAACTTCCTTATATTTTCAGTACCGCTCAGGCAACTGGTTTTGCTTCAGGTGCTGTACAACTATTGGAAGCAATGCAGTGCACGACATTGGCATTCGGGAGCGAACAAGGAAGCATCACGCCGTTTCTCAACACATTTCAATTAATCGATAGCAATCGTACGCTCTATAACTCCATCATTAAAGAAACAATTCAGCAAGGCAAAAGCTATCCGCAAGCACTTTTTACGGCATATGAACAGCTTAAACAACTTTCCCCGAATGCATACATTGATTTAGGGCAACCAAATAATATATTAGGCTTTCATTACGTAGAAGCAACAGAGCAGTTTCAGACCGTTATGAAACCTGCTACCATTCAGCGAATAGCGGCAGGATATCACGATGCAATTGATACAAGCAGCGAAATTGCCAGTGCTACAGGGATTCGTCAGGCGTTGTTTAACGGTCAGTCACTAGAACAGGTAACACAGTATTTACCAGAAGCAAGTATTGAGCAACTTGTACAATGGCACGCAGAACATGGGCGTTTTGCAAGCTGGGAAAGCTTTTGGCCATTATTGCAGTATGCGATACTAAGACATACCCCACAGCAACTGAAACAGTATGCAGACGTATCAGAAGGGCTTGAAAACTCACTCATCAAATATGCAAGAATGAGTTCGGACTTTGCGGAATTTATGAATGCTTTAAAATCGAAGCGTTACACATGGACAAGACTTCAGCGAATGCTGACGCATATTTATACAGGGGTCACGAAAGAACAGTTACATGCCTATACAAGCCCTACATATATTCGGATATTGGGCATGACATCAGCAGGTCAGCAATATATTTCAAGTATTAAAAAGTCCCTTTCACTGCCGCTCATCAGCCGAGTTGCAGCTGTCAGCGATCCAATATTGTCGATTGATCTGCATGCGACCCAGATGTACCAATTAGGCATTCAGCAATTTTCAAATAAAAAAATAGACGAAGATTATAAAACTCCGCCTATTCGCTATTAA
- a CDS encoding SepM family pheromone-processing serine protease yields the protein MGNKGKIAFGLFLVILMGLSFYRLEYYITKPGGTYNVSEFLAIQNGDQDDEGSFYMTTVAMGQATPLTYAMASFADYYDIVKLKDVRQEEEDDEEYNVRQLKYMTDSQFNATYVAFNRAGLDYQVTYKGLYVLNVLAEGAADGHLTPGDEIVEVDSERIDSLETFRTLIAPKVKGDTINLVVKRDGKLIDETLKIKEIPGSEGRFGIGITYSESKSIKTDPKVTVKTEDIGGPSAGLMFTLELLNQLVDEDLTKGYEIAGTGEMLEDGTVGRIGGIEKKVVSADKEGVDIFFAPDDEITEEMLEYNPSITSNYEVAAQTAKAINSDMKVIPVKTIDDALNYLKQLQPKN from the coding sequence ATGGGGAATAAAGGGAAAATAGCATTTGGCCTGTTTTTAGTGATATTAATGGGTTTGTCTTTCTATAGATTGGAATATTATATTACAAAACCGGGTGGTACATATAATGTAAGCGAATTTCTGGCGATTCAAAATGGGGATCAAGACGATGAAGGCTCGTTTTATATGACGACCGTTGCAATGGGGCAGGCAACTCCGTTAACTTATGCGATGGCATCCTTCGCGGATTATTATGATATTGTAAAATTAAAAGATGTACGCCAAGAGGAAGAGGATGACGAAGAGTATAATGTTCGTCAATTGAAATATATGACGGACTCCCAGTTTAATGCAACATATGTAGCGTTCAATCGAGCTGGTCTTGATTATCAGGTGACCTATAAAGGACTCTATGTATTGAATGTACTAGCAGAAGGTGCTGCAGACGGACATTTAACGCCGGGAGATGAAATTGTTGAAGTGGATAGTGAACGTATTGACAGTTTGGAAACGTTCCGTACGCTCATTGCACCGAAAGTTAAGGGAGATACGATTAATTTAGTTGTGAAACGTGATGGAAAGCTTATTGATGAAACGTTGAAGATTAAGGAAATTCCAGGTTCTGAAGGACGTTTCGGTATCGGGATCACCTATTCTGAAAGTAAATCGATCAAGACCGATCCGAAAGTGACTGTCAAAACAGAAGATATTGGGGGGCCGTCTGCCGGATTAATGTTTACATTGGAGCTGCTGAATCAGTTAGTCGATGAAGATTTAACAAAAGGCTATGAAATTGCAGGTACCGGTGAAATGCTGGAGGATGGAACGGTAGGCCGAATTGGCGGTATTGAGAAAAAAGTCGTTTCTGCAGATAAAGAAGGTGTCGATATTTTCTTTGCGCCTGATGATGAAATAACAGAAGAAATGCTTGAGTACAACCCAAGCATTACTTCGAATTATGAGGTGGCTGCCCAAACAGCAAAAGCGATTAATTCCGATATGAAAGTCATTCCTGTCAAAACAATCGATGATGCCCTGAATTATTTAAAACAACTACAACCGAAAAATTAA
- a CDS encoding enoyl-CoA hydratase/isomerase family protein — MDYLIQNEDGILTFTINREEKRNAINYAVMDGLKEVITYIKEHDDVRFLVITGAGEKSFCSGGDLSEFHSLETEEEAFGMLSKMGHILYDLATLPVPTIALINGTAVGGGCEIATACDFRLMSSHAKAGFIQGTLAITSGWGGGTYLFERGLRHDRALKMLVDAKPYDAQTLYEIGWAMRVYIEGTKEQALADFIEHMAKIHPSVHQAYKEIELRKWRERNMYDRVMDEIKLCAKLWESEAHHKAVQNFLEKKK, encoded by the coding sequence GTGGATTATTTAATTCAGAATGAAGATGGGATTCTAACATTTACAATTAATCGCGAAGAAAAACGAAATGCCATAAACTATGCGGTGATGGATGGTTTAAAGGAAGTAATTACGTACATAAAAGAACATGATGATGTGCGCTTTTTAGTTATTACAGGTGCAGGGGAAAAGTCATTTTGCTCGGGCGGGGACTTGTCGGAGTTTCATAGTCTGGAAACAGAAGAAGAGGCATTTGGCATGCTGAGTAAAATGGGGCATATTTTATATGATTTAGCGACATTGCCCGTACCGACAATTGCATTAATTAATGGAACGGCTGTAGGCGGAGGTTGTGAAATTGCGACGGCTTGTGACTTCCGGCTGATGTCTTCACATGCAAAAGCCGGCTTCATCCAAGGGACACTGGCGATTACGTCCGGTTGGGGTGGCGGAACTTATTTATTTGAGCGGGGCCTGCGCCATGACCGTGCATTAAAAATGCTGGTCGACGCCAAGCCGTATGACGCGCAAACGTTATATGAGATCGGATGGGCGATGCGTGTGTATATTGAAGGGACGAAAGAGCAGGCTCTAGCAGATTTCATCGAGCATATGGCGAAAATCCATCCTTCTGTCCACCAGGCGTATAAAGAGATTGAATTAAGAAAATGGCGTGAGCGCAATATGTACGACCGTGTGATGGATGAAATAAAATTATGTGCCAAGCTGTGGGAATCCGAAGCTCATCACAAGGCAGTACAGAACTTTCTCGAGAAGAAAAAATAA
- the rpmF gene encoding 50S ribosomal protein L32 yields the protein MAVPFRRTSKTAKRKRRTHFKLSVPGMVACPNCGEAKLSHRVCKACGQYKGKEVVAK from the coding sequence ATGGCTGTACCATTTAGAAGAACTTCTAAAACTGCAAAAAGAAAGCGTCGTACGCATTTCAAATTATCTGTACCTGGTATGGTAGCTTGCCCAAACTGTGGAGAAGCTAAACTATCTCACCGTGTTTGCAAAGCTTGCGGACAATACAAAGGTAAAGAAGTAGTAGCGAAATAA